In Dasypus novemcinctus isolate mDasNov1 chromosome 10, mDasNov1.1.hap2, whole genome shotgun sequence, one DNA window encodes the following:
- the F2 gene encoding prothrombin, with amino-acid sequence MAHVRGPRLPGCLALAALFSFVHSQHVFLAPQQALSLLQRARRANSGFLEELRPGNLERECVEEQCSREEAFEALESDSATDAFWAKYTACESVRKPREKLIECLEGNCAQGLGMNYRGNMNFTRSGIECQLWRSRYPHKPEINFTTYPGADLQENFCRNPEGSTAGPWCYTTDPTVKREECTVPVCGQENFTVKLTPRFGGSRTKPSRPSEPCVPERGREYQGRLAATIHGSACLPWASAQAKALSKDEDFSSAVPLVENFCRNPDGDEEGAWCYVAGGTGDFEYCDLNYCEERVGEEPEGSLGENPDGAIQGRTGTVEFQPFFNEQTFGAGEADCGLRPLFEKKSVEDRKEKELLDSYIEGRIVGGSDAEVGSAPWQVMLFRKSPQELLCGASLISDRWVLTAAHCLLYPPWDKNFTANDLLVRIGKHHRTKYERGTEKISMLEKIFIHPRYNWRENLDRDIALLKLKKPITFSDYIHPVCLPDKETVVRLLQAGHKGRVTGWGNLKEMWTTSVNDVLPSVLQVVNLPIVERPVCKASTRIRITDNMFCAGYKPDEAQRGDACEGDSGGPFIVKSPFNNRWYQIGIVSWGEGCDRDGKYGFYTHVFRLKRWMQKVIDQSGG; translated from the exons ATGGCGCACGTCCGCGGCCCGCGGCTGCCTGGCTGCCTGGCCCTGGCTGCCCTGTTTAGCTTTGTGCACAGCCAGCATG TGTTCCTGGCCCCCCAGCAAGCGCTATCGCTGCTCCAGCGGGCCCGACGGGCCAACAGTGGCTTCCTGGAGGAGCTGCGCCCGGGGAACCTGGAGCGAGAGTGTGTGGAGGAGCAGTGCAGCCGCGAGGAGGCCTTCGAGGCCCTGGAGTCTGACAGCGCCACG GATGCGTTCTGGGCCAAGTACACAG CTTGTGAGTCGGTGAGGAAACCTCGAGAAAAGCTCATTGAATGTCTGGAAG GGAACTGTGCTCAGGGTCTGGGCATGAACTACCGCGGGAACATGAACTTCACCCGGTCAGGCATTGAGTGCCAGCTCTGGAGGAGTCGTTACCCGCACAAGCCTGA AATCAACTTCACCACCTACCCCGGGGCTGACCTGCAGGAGAACTTCTGCCGCAACCCAGAAGGCAGTACCGCCGGGCCGTGGTGCTATACTACAGACCCCACTGTGAAGAGGGAGGAGTGCACTGTCCCTGTCTGTG GCCAGGAGAACTTCACCGTGAAGCTGACGCCGCGCTTCGGAGGCTCCAGGACGAAGCCATCACGCCCATCCGAGCCCTGCGTCCCTGAGCGTGGCCGGGAGTACCAGGGTCGCCTGGCCGCGACCATCCACGGGTCCGCCTGCCTGCCCTGGGCCAGCGCGCAGGCCAAGGCCCTGAGCAAGGACGAGGACTTCAGCTCGGCGGTGCCGCTGGTGGAGAACTTCTGCCGGAACCCAGACGGGGACGAGGAGGGCGCGTGGTGCTACGTGGCTGGAGGAACTGGCGACTTTGAGTACTGCGACCTCAACTACTGCG AGGAGCGCGTGGGTGAGGAGCCGGAAGGCAGTCTAGGTGAGAACCCCGACGGGGCCATCCAAGGGCGCACGGGCACCGTGGAGTTCCAGCCCTTCTTCAACGAGCAGACCTTCGGCGCGGGGGAGGCCG ACTGCGGCTTGCGGCCTCTGTTCGAGAAGAAGTCGGTGGAGGACCGAAAGGAAAAGGAGCTTCTCGATTCCTACATTGAAGGGCGCATCGTGGGGGGTTCGGATGCGGAAGTTGGCTCGGCGCCCTG GCAGGTGATGCTTTTCCGGAAGAGCCCGCAGGAGCTGCTGTGTGGCGCCAGCCTTATTAGTGACCGCTGGGTCCTCACTGCAGCCCACTGCCTCCTGTACCCGCCCTGGGACAAGAACTTCACCGCGAATGACCTTCTAGTGCGCATTGGCAAACACCACCGCACCAA GTATGAGCGTGGTACTGAAAAGATCTCCATGTTGGAAAAGATCTTTATTCACCCCCGGTACAACTGGAGGGAAAACCTAGACCGGGACATTGCCCTGCTCAAGCTCAAGAAACCCATCACCTTCAGTGACTACATTCACCCCGTGTGCCTGCCCGACAAGGAGACAGTGGTCCG TTTACTCCAGGCTGGACACAAAGGGCGGGTGACAGGCTGGGGCAACCTGAAGGAGATGTGGACCACCAGCGTGAACGATGTGCTGCCCAGTGTCCTGCAGGTGGTGAACCTGCCCATTGTGGAGCGGCCAGTCTGCAAGGCCTCCACCCGGATCCGGATCACGGACAACATGTTCTGTGCTG GTTACAAGCCTGATGAAGCACAACGAGGGGATGCTTGTGAAGGTGACAGTGGGGGCCCCTTTATTGTAAAG AGCCCCTTCAACAACCGCTGGTATCAAATAGGCATCGTCTCATGGGGAGAAGGCTGTGACCGGGATGGGAAATATGGATTCTACACACATGTGTTTCGACTGAAGAGGTGGATGCAGAAGGTCATTGATCAGTCTGGAGGTTAG